The Pseudomonas chlororaphis subsp. piscium genome contains the following window.
AACTCACGGGCGTCCGGGCCCTGGATATCGATCTTGCCCAGGGTCGAGGCGTCGAGCAGGCCGACGCTGTCGCGCACCGCCTTGCACTCGCGTTTGACCGCGGCGTGCAGGTCTTCGCCGTTCTTCGGGAAGTACCAAGGGCGCTTCCACTGGCCGACGTCCTCGAACTCGGCGCCGTTCTTCACGTGCCACGAATGCAGCGCGGTGAAGCGCACAGGCTCGAAGATGTGCCCGCAGTGACGACCGGCCACCGCGCCGAAAGTCACCGGCGTGTAGTTCGGACGGAACATGGTGGTGCCCATCTGCGGGATGCTCACGTTCAGCGAACGGGCCGCGATGGCCAGGCCGTTGACGTTGCCGAGCTTGCCCTGATCGGTACCGAAGCCCAGCGCGGTATAGCGCTTGACGTGCTCGACCGACTCGAAGCCCTCGCGGGTCGCCAGTTCGATGGCGGCGGCGGTGACGTCGTTCTGCAGGTCGACGAATTGCTTGGGTGCCCGCGCGGTGCCTTTCTCATGGGGCACCTGGAACAGCGCCAGGGTCGACTCTTCCAGACGGCTGAGGGCCTTGGGCAGTACCGCTTCCACGGCCTTGAAACCCGCTTCGCTGGCAGCCCGCACGCCACCTTCGAAACCGTCGGCCAGGGAATCGCCGAGGCTGTAGACCCCATTGATGCCGCCGACGCACACACGTTTCTGCGGTGCTTCGCCCGGTACGAAACCGAGGATGTCTTCACGCCAGATCGGCTTGCCGCCCAGGTGCGAAGCCAGGTGCACCACCGGGCTGTAGCCGCCGGAGCTGGCAATCAGGTCGCAGTCCAGCCACTCGCCTGGGCTGGTGACTTTATGCGCCTTGACGTCGATCGCCGCGACGCGGGCGCCGGTCACATGTTTGCTGCCACGGGCTTCGATCACCGCACTGGAAGTGAGGATGCGAATGCCCTTGGCGCGGGCTTCTTCCACCAGCGCGCCGCGTGGGTTGTGACGGGCATCGGCGATGGCCACCACTTGCAGGCTGGCGTCGAGCCAGTCCAGGGCCACACGGTAGGCATGGTCGTTGTTGGTGCTCAGCACCAGCTTCTTGCCCGGTGCCACGCCGTAGCGGCGCACGTAGACCGAGACCGCGCCGGCCAGCATGTTGCCCGGCACGTCGTTGTTGCCGTAGACCAGCGGACGCTCGCAGGCGCCGGTGGCCAGCACCACGCGCTTGGCCCGCACCCGGTGGATGCGCTGGCGCACCTGGCCGATCGGCGCGCGATCGCCGAGGTGGTCGGTCAGGCGCTCGTGAATGGTCAGGAAGTTATGGTCGTGGTAGCCGTTCACGGTGGCCCGTGGCAGCAGGGTCACGTCCGGCAGCGACTTCAGCTCGGCGACCACGGTGGCGACCCACTCGGCCACCGGCTTGCCGTCCAGGCTTTCGCGGCTGTCCAGCAGGCTGCCGCCGAATTCTTCCTGCTCGTCGGCGAGGATCACCCGCGCACCGCTGCGCGCGGCAGCCAGGGCCGCGGCCAGGCCGGCAGGGCCGGCGCCGACGATCAGCACGTCGCAGTGCTGGTTCATGTAGTCGTAGGTGTCCGGATCGTTCTCGGTCGGCGAGCGACCCAGGCCCGCGGCCTTGCGGATGTACTTCTCGTAGGTCATCCAGAACGATTGCGGATACATGAAGGTTTTGTAGTAGAAGCCCGGCGGCATCAGCTTGCCGCCGACCTTGCCGAGGATCCCCATCATGTCATTGTTGACGCTCGGCCAGCCGTTGGTGCTGGTGGCGACCAGGCCCTGGTACAGCGCCTGTTGGGTGGCGCGCACGTTAGGGATCTGGGTGGCTTCGGTGGCGCCGATCTGCAGCACCGCGTTCGGCTCTTCGGCACCAGCGGCGAAGATGCCGCGCGGCCGGGAATACTTGAAGCTGCGACCAATGATGTCCACGCCGTTGGCCAGCAGGGCGGCGGCCAGGGTGTCGCCTTCGAAGCCTTTGTAGGTCTGGCCGTTGAAGGTGAAGCTGAGGACTTTGTTGCGGTCGATGCGTCCGCCGTTGGACAGGCGATTGGACTGGCTCATACCTTCTCTCCCAGAGCCTGCGTGGCCGCTTTCGGGCTATCGGTCTTGTCGGTGAATTGCGGCTTGGTACCGATCTTGTAGGTTTCGAGAATCTCGTAGGTCAGGGTGTCGCGGGTGGCGTTGAAGTACTGACGGCAACCGGCGGCGTGGATCCACAGCTCGTGGTGCAGACCGCGAGGGTTGTCGCGGAAGAACATGTAGTTGCCCCACTCCTCGTCGGTGCAGTTGTTCGGATCCAGCGGACGCGGGATATGCGCCTGGCCGGACGAATGGAATTCCTCTTCGGAGCGCAGTTCGCCGCAGTGAGGACAGAAGATGTGCAACATAGGGATTTCTCCTATCAAGCCTCTTGAAAACGTAGCGAGCGAAGGCAAGACAAGGCAAAAACAGGGGAGAAAGCGGAGCTTAGTTTACTAAGTGAGCATTTCGAGCCTGTTTTTAACGCCGTATTGCCAAGCGCAGTAGTTTTCATGAGGCCTTTGTTAGTGGGCGACAGCTGCAGCGCCGTGTTCGTCGATCAGCGCACCGTTGTGGAAACGGTCGATGGAGAAAGGTGCGGCCAGCGGGTGCATTTCACCCTTGGCCAGGCTCGCGGCGAATACGTTGCCCGAACCCGGGGTGGCCTTGAAGCCGCCGGTACCCCAGCCGCAGTTGAAGAACATGTTCGGCACCGGAGTCTTGGAGATGATCGGGCAGGCGTCCGGGGTGGTGTCGACGATGCCGCCCCACTGGCGGTTCATGCGCACCCGCGAAAGGATCGGGAACATCTCGACGATGGCCTGGATGGTGTGCTCGATCACCGGGTACGAACCGCGCTGGCCGTAGCCGACCCAGCCGTCGATACCGGCGCCGATCACCAGGTCGCCCTTGTCGGACTGGCTGATGTAACCGTGCACCGCGTTGGACATGATCACGCTGTCGATGATCGGCTTGATCGGCTCGGACACCAGCGCTTGCAGCGGGTGCGATTCGATCGGCAGGCGAAAGCCGGCGAGCTTGGCCATGTGCCCGGAGTTACCGGCGGTGACCACGCCGACGCGCTTGGCGCCGATGAAGCCCTTGTTGGTTTCCACGCCGATGCACACACCGTTTTCCTTGCGGAAGCCGATCACTTCGGTCTGCTGGATCAGGTCCACGCCCAGGGCGTCGGCGGCACGGGCGAAGCCCCAGGCCACGGCGTCGTGACGGGCCACGCCGCCACGGC
Protein-coding sequences here:
- a CDS encoding sarcosine oxidase subunit alpha; this translates as MSQSNRLSNGGRIDRNKVLSFTFNGQTYKGFEGDTLAAALLANGVDIIGRSFKYSRPRGIFAAGAEEPNAVLQIGATEATQIPNVRATQQALYQGLVATSTNGWPSVNNDMMGILGKVGGKLMPPGFYYKTFMYPQSFWMTYEKYIRKAAGLGRSPTENDPDTYDYMNQHCDVLIVGAGPAGLAAALAAARSGARVILADEQEEFGGSLLDSRESLDGKPVAEWVATVVAELKSLPDVTLLPRATVNGYHDHNFLTIHERLTDHLGDRAPIGQVRQRIHRVRAKRVVLATGACERPLVYGNNDVPGNMLAGAVSVYVRRYGVAPGKKLVLSTNNDHAYRVALDWLDASLQVVAIADARHNPRGALVEEARAKGIRILTSSAVIEARGSKHVTGARVAAIDVKAHKVTSPGEWLDCDLIASSGGYSPVVHLASHLGGKPIWREDILGFVPGEAPQKRVCVGGINGVYSLGDSLADGFEGGVRAASEAGFKAVEAVLPKALSRLEESTLALFQVPHEKGTARAPKQFVDLQNDVTAAAIELATREGFESVEHVKRYTALGFGTDQGKLGNVNGLAIAARSLNVSIPQMGTTMFRPNYTPVTFGAVAGRHCGHIFEPVRFTALHSWHVKNGAEFEDVGQWKRPWYFPKNGEDLHAAVKRECKAVRDSVGLLDASTLGKIDIQGPDAREFLNRIYTNAWTKLDVGKARYGLMCKEDGMVFDDGVTACVGENHFIMTTTTGGAARVLQWLEIYQQTEWPDLKVYFTSVTDHWATMTLSGPNSRKLLSEVTDIDLDKDGFPFMTWKEGLVGGVPARVFRISFTGELSYEVNVQADYAMGVLEQIVEAGKKYNLTPYGTETMHVLRAEKGFIIVGQDTDGSMTPDDLNMGWCVGRTKPFSWIGWRGMNREDCVRDQRKQLVGLKPIDPNQWLPEGAQLVFNTKQAIPMSMAGHVTSSYAHNSLGYSFAMGVVKGGLKRMGERVFAPLADGTVIEAEIVSSVFFDPKGDRQNV
- a CDS encoding sarcosine oxidase subunit beta family protein gives rise to the protein MQRYSGFGLFKHSLSHHENWQRMWRTPTPKKVYDVVIVGGGGHGLATAYYLAKEHGITNVAVVEKGWLGGGNTARNTTIVRSNYLWDESAHLYEHAMKLWEGLSQDLNYNVMFSQRGVYNLCHTLQDIRDSERRVSANRLNGVDGELLNAKQVADEIPYLDCSKNTRYPVMGATVQRRGGVARHDAVAWGFARAADALGVDLIQQTEVIGFRKENGVCIGVETNKGFIGAKRVGVVTAGNSGHMAKLAGFRLPIESHPLQALVSEPIKPIIDSVIMSNAVHGYISQSDKGDLVIGAGIDGWVGYGQRGSYPVIEHTIQAIVEMFPILSRVRMNRQWGGIVDTTPDACPIISKTPVPNMFFNCGWGTGGFKATPGSGNVFAASLAKGEMHPLAAPFSIDRFHNGALIDEHGAAAVAH
- a CDS encoding sarcosine oxidase subunit delta, whose translation is MLHIFCPHCGELRSEEEFHSSGQAHIPRPLDPNNCTDEEWGNYMFFRDNPRGLHHELWIHAAGCRQYFNATRDTLTYEILETYKIGTKPQFTDKTDSPKAATQALGEKV